A window of the Hyphomicrobiales bacterium genome harbors these coding sequences:
- a CDS encoding membrane integrity-associated transporter subunit PqiC: MNTSARMIPVAAVTMTLVLGLSACSVLPKTAPMVTYKLPDYHIAQAESTPRAVPGPGALRVYAPESSRVLDSERLFIAQPDGRLSAWQGVRWADPAPVLLRDRIVEAFMRDGRSTSVITDSTPMSADMELRSTLRAFQLEYRGTEAIAAVRVRLDVQLVDPAKRTAIASRRFEAIQATGSKREADVVSAFGVATDVLAGQIVEWAVQVGAARLRVAPESASNHAPTASAISTD, translated from the coding sequence GTGAACACTTCCGCCAGGATGATTCCCGTCGCTGCCGTGACTATGACGCTAGTACTCGGCTTGTCCGCGTGCAGTGTGCTTCCCAAAACAGCTCCAATGGTCACCTACAAACTGCCCGACTATCACATCGCCCAGGCGGAGAGTACGCCACGCGCCGTTCCTGGACCTGGGGCGCTGCGCGTCTACGCCCCTGAGAGTAGTCGCGTCCTGGATTCGGAGCGGCTTTTCATTGCGCAGCCCGATGGTCGCTTGTCGGCTTGGCAAGGAGTGCGTTGGGCCGACCCCGCACCGGTGCTGCTGCGTGACCGAATCGTCGAAGCCTTCATGCGCGATGGGCGGTCGACTTCCGTGATTACCGATAGCACCCCAATGAGCGCCGATATGGAGTTGCGCAGTACGCTGCGGGCGTTCCAGCTCGAATACCGCGGCACTGAAGCGATCGCCGCGGTTCGGGTTCGGCTCGATGTGCAACTGGTCGATCCGGCCAAACGGACTGCTATTGCCAGTAGACGCTTCGAAGCAATCCAAGCTACAGGCAGCAAGCGAGAGGCAGATGTGGTGAGCGCGTTCGGTGTCGCGACGGACGTGTTGGCCGGGCAGATCGTTGAATGGGCAGTTCAGGTCGGGGCAGCGCGTTTGCGAGTTGCACCGGAATCGGCAAGCAACCATGCACCCACAGCGTCGGCGATAAGCACAGACTAG